One Suricata suricatta isolate VVHF042 chromosome X, meerkat_22Aug2017_6uvM2_HiC, whole genome shotgun sequence genomic region harbors:
- the CXHXorf58 gene encoding putative uncharacterized protein CXorf58 homolog — protein sequence MKHLKHFSKASVTDVPKPDKPHSGEDHKVHLSNTVKGKALQQTKKDISARRIQRAWFSHMDRTIFHLLKHTICAAELCATHEILKEVSPLEAKLVKDPSLKCKVRFRFSGETFPPVIVFKVFLHTEGHGSKYFSGKKFLKPSSEAVADACKIMGKKTFCRQVMEDECFFQKFKITDVIDIVTMKDYMQYSSLLDETPAFYGGRSNYWRRLNLKNIPRTMIIYDIVHYAESGIISNRLQKEMKYLLQKPQTEEMRKHQLRIVSEVRRPSSFPTIQPLYRPYQQQSQMRHLGRRSKQAQMKVEKMKKAYKMAEGRDASVGTVS from the exons ATGAAGCACTTGAAGCACTTCTCAAAGGCATCAGTGACTGATGTTCCGAAACCAGATAAGCCACACTCAGGAGAAGACCACAAAGTGCATTTGTCAAATACGGTAAAAGGAAAGGCACTACAGCA AACTAAAAAGGATATTTCAGCCCGAAGGATACAGAGAGCTTGGTTCTCTCATATGGACAGAACAATATTTCACCTCCTAAAGCATACTATTTGTGCAGCC GAACTTTGTGCAACACATGAAATACTGAAGGAAGTGAGCCCCTTAGAGGCTAAGCTTGTGAAAGATCCTAGCCTGAAGTGTAAAGTTAGATTCAG ATTTAGTGGCGAAACATTTCCACCTGTCATCGTATTTAAGGTTTTTCTTCATACCGAAGGCCATGGTTCCAAGTATTTCAGTGGGAAAAAATTCTTAAAGCCATCAAGTGAG GCAGTGGCTGATGCTTGCAAAATAATGGGGAAAAAGACATTTTGTCGTCAAGTTATGGAGGATGAATGTTTTTTCCAGAAGTTCAAAATAACCGATGTAATTGATATTGTTACCATGAAAGATTACATGCAG TACTCCAGTCTTCTGGATGAGACCCCTGCATTTTATGGTGGCAGGAGTAACTACTGGCGAAGATTAAACCTCAAAAATATCCCCAGGACAATGATAATATATGACATAGTTCATTATGCAGAGTCTGGAATAATCTCAAACCGtctacaaaaagaaatgaagtatctATTACAGAAGCCACAGACAGAAGAGATGCGTAAGCACCAGCTACGGATTGTTTCTGAAGTTAG ACGGCCTTCATCCTTCCCTACTATCCAACCGCTGTATCGGCCCTACCAACAACAGAGTCAGATGAGACACCTGGGTCGTCGCTCCAAGCAAGCTCAGATGAaagttgaaaaaatgaaaaaagcttATAAGATGGCCGAAGGGAGAGATGCTTCTGTGGGAACTGTAAGTTGA